A single window of Dermacentor albipictus isolate Rhodes 1998 colony chromosome 1, USDA_Dalb.pri_finalv2, whole genome shotgun sequence DNA harbors:
- the LOC139057177 gene encoding uncharacterized protein, with translation MTMGDLEALEKECVSLNERLYAARNENKLLELTEDALKCSDRKVAYYTGMANFTILYALFGVIERFVSHNAKNSLPKFQEFLLFIMKLKLNLQITDLAFRFNVSDATVSRIFDKWLHAAYCRLKSQIVWPQRSALQRTMPQAFYDSFGKNVAVIIDCFEIKIERPSSFLPRSETWSQYKGSNTAKYLIGIAPQGIVNFISEGWGGRTSDRHITEHCGLLDNLLPGDVVLADRGFNVSESVGFYCAKLHVPAYTKGKKQLSAADVLSTRKLANVRIHVERVIGLIRNKYVILKATLPIDYVVGRPGDNLTPLDKIVTVCCALSNLCPSIVASLRECNGD, from the coding sequence ATGACAATGGGCGACCTCGAAGCATTGGAGAAGGAGTGTGTGTCACTCAATGAGCGTCTCTACGCTGCAAGGAATGAAAACAAGCTTCTGGAACTGACAGAAGACGCCCTCAAATGTAGCGACAGAAAGGTTGCATATTACACTGGCATGGCAAATTTCACAATCCTTTATGCACTGTTTGGTGTCATCGAGAGATTTGTGTCACACAATGCGAAAAACAGTTTGCCAAAGTTCCAGGAATTCCTGCTCTTCATCATGAAGTTGAAGCTAAATTTGCAGATTACTGACCTCGCTTTCAGGTTTAATGTGTCAGATGCCACAGTGTCACGCATATTTGACAAATGGCTGCATGCTGCGTACTGCCGTCTAAAGTCTCAAATTGTGTGGCCACAACGCAGTGCTCTGCAACGCACAATGCCACAAGCATTTTACGATTCTTTTGGAAAAAATGTTGCAGTCATAATTGACTGTTTTGAGATAAAGATAGAGAGACCATCTTCGTTTCTGCCCAGAAGTGAAACATGGTCCCAGTACAAAGGTAGTAACACGGCAAAATATTTAATTGGCATTGCACCACAAGGTATTGTCAACTTCATTTCTGAAGGCTGGGGAGGACGCACTAGCGACAGGCACATAACTGAGCACTGTGGTCTTTTAGACAACTTACTTCCAGGTGACGTAGTGCTTGCAGACCGAGGGTTCAATGTGTCTGAAAGTGTTGGGTTTTACTGCGCTAAACTTCATGTACCAGCGTACACTAAGGGGAAGAAGCAACTTTCCGCAGCAGACGTTCTGAGCACTAGGAAACTAGCAAATGTAAGGATACACGTTGAGAGGGTGATCGGGCTAATCAGAAATAAGTATGTTATCCTGAAGGCCACGCTGCCCATTGACTATGTTGTTGGCAGACCTGGAGACAATTTGACACCTCTTGACAAGATTGTTACGGTTTGTTGCGCCCTTTCCAATCTATGCCCTTCAATAGTTGCATCACTAAGAGAGTGTAACGGTGACTAG